The following proteins are co-located in the Leptospira sp. GIMC2001 genome:
- a CDS encoding shikimate kinase, whose amino-acid sequence MNSIALIGPRGVGKSKISKRIGKKLDFPVLSTDSIAVYELGGISISQFVTEKCNGDWRAFRDLEFQILTKLENAKGIVLDCGGGIIFDLDKDGNEIVSERKLNLLRKIAKVVFLDDDVKDLVEKVVGDKSRPDLSKSEHYEQILKRRLPLYKDAAHYRLHLGGMKKEEAASRIVELVSY is encoded by the coding sequence ATGAACAGTATTGCTTTGATCGGACCGAGAGGTGTCGGTAAATCCAAAATTTCCAAACGAATCGGTAAAAAATTAGATTTTCCTGTTCTATCAACTGACTCAATCGCAGTATATGAATTAGGTGGTATTTCAATTTCACAATTCGTAACGGAGAAATGCAACGGCGATTGGCGAGCATTCCGAGATCTAGAATTCCAAATTTTGACAAAATTAGAAAATGCAAAAGGAATAGTTCTCGATTGTGGCGGTGGTATCATTTTTGATCTTGATAAAGATGGCAATGAAATTGTAAGCGAAAGAAAGTTAAATCTCCTCAGAAAAATTGCGAAGGTTGTTTTCCTAGATGATGATGTAAAAGATTTGGTTGAGAAAGTGGTCGGTGATAAATCTCGTCCGGATCTTTCTAAATCTGAGCACTATGAACAAATTCTAAAGCGCCGCCTCCCCCTGTATAAAGATGCTGCACACTATCGCCTGCACTTAGGTGGAATGAAAAAAGAGGAAGCTGCTTCGAGAATCGTTGAATTGGTTTCTTACTGA
- a CDS encoding glycosyltransferase family 4 protein: MKEKYNLGEQKITVAVDARPFAYGMTGNSRYLYEVLKILGTTKPNIQFLLLSHKPIHSIFRNLLEYKNISIVSEKSFIPGPIWLHFVLPFYAIKHKANLIWGSLQLLPLIYKFCPMIVNYHDLNFISAPQTMARWNFWQHRLLSGITIRKADSILCLSQNTKNDISAFIPEASSKCRVVYPGVSIANKKIKKTKGINSSEIKFGKFIFTLGTLEPRKNIKTLIQAYLDLKVKIPKFPLSLLIAGRAGWGLEGEELLTTLRSGALESKNVYFIENPSDTVLDELYKSCSVFAFPSLHEGFGLPLLEAMKENKNCIASDIPIFKEILSPNYDILVPPLNQMEWTNALKSFLKNPPKPRRWNSKEWTWYATATKIGEEIEICSR, translated from the coding sequence ATGAAAGAAAAATATAATTTAGGAGAACAAAAGATTACTGTTGCTGTTGATGCAAGACCTTTTGCCTATGGTATGACTGGCAATAGTCGATACTTGTATGAAGTATTGAAAATACTTGGCACAACTAAACCTAATATACAGTTTCTATTATTATCACATAAGCCCATTCATTCAATTTTTCGAAATCTATTAGAATATAAGAATATTTCTATAGTATCAGAAAAATCTTTCATACCTGGACCAATTTGGCTGCATTTTGTTTTACCTTTCTATGCAATAAAGCATAAGGCAAACTTAATCTGGGGTAGCCTTCAATTGCTTCCATTGATATATAAATTTTGTCCCATGATCGTTAACTACCACGATTTGAATTTCATTTCTGCTCCGCAAACAATGGCTAGGTGGAACTTTTGGCAACATAGATTGCTTTCTGGAATCACAATTCGAAAAGCTGATTCTATTCTATGTCTATCGCAAAATACAAAGAATGATATTTCTGCCTTTATTCCAGAAGCTTCAAGTAAGTGTAGAGTTGTCTATCCCGGAGTATCCATAGCGAACAAGAAAATCAAGAAAACTAAGGGAATAAACTCAAGTGAAATCAAATTCGGTAAATTTATTTTTACTCTCGGGACACTCGAACCAAGAAAAAATATTAAAACTCTCATTCAAGCCTACCTTGATTTAAAAGTCAAAATTCCAAAATTTCCTCTGAGTCTACTCATTGCTGGACGAGCTGGCTGGGGACTAGAGGGAGAGGAACTCTTAACTACTTTGAGAAGCGGAGCTCTTGAGTCCAAAAATGTCTATTTCATTGAGAATCCTAGCGATACTGTTTTGGACGAATTGTACAAAAGTTGCAGTGTCTTCGCCTTTCCATCGCTACATGAAGGTTTTGGGCTACCTCTACTGGAAGCAATGAAAGAAAATAAAAATTGCATCGCATCAGATATCCCGATATTCAAAGAAATTCTTTCTCCAAATTACGATATTTTAGTTCCACCGCTCAATCAAATGGAATGGACAAATGCTTTAAAATCTTTTCTAAAAAATCCACCCAAACCAAGAAGATGGAATAGTAAAGAGTGGACATGGTATGCGACCGCAACAAAGATTGGTGAGGAAATAGAAATTTGCTCAAGATAA
- the queA gene encoding tRNA preQ1(34) S-adenosylmethionine ribosyltransferase-isomerase QueA, whose translation MPLDNIGYLFQAFLVINLEDFDFPLSDDRIAKYPAKNRDESKLMVVQRKSGKITISPHFRNIADWLYPSDHIFYNETRVSKRRVYLETKNQDRIHETIFIESRDSQYWNCLVRNSKKLKLGDILFSPVQKLEFIVFEKREKDIVLKSNITILEEFFDQEGNIPIPPYLKRKSEPIDDIRYQSIFSEGKAANSIAAPTASLHMSYELRKNLIEKGIQFHPLHLEIGFGTFQPIYDEDIIKKKLHKEKIFISPDTAIAHSLASENKERRIALGTTTLRSLEAMYRTSLDIRSGWEGETDIFLTPDDTIDTIDGLITNFHLPKSSLLLLVSAFAGSELIMESYKLAIENDFTFFSYGDAMLIVD comes from the coding sequence TTGCCACTCGACAATATTGGCTATCTCTTTCAAGCTTTCCTTGTGATAAATTTAGAAGATTTTGATTTTCCACTTTCCGATGATCGAATTGCAAAATACCCGGCCAAGAATCGCGATGAGAGTAAATTAATGGTTGTCCAGAGAAAATCGGGAAAAATCACAATTTCACCTCATTTTAGAAATATTGCTGATTGGCTTTATCCAAGTGATCATATTTTTTATAATGAGACTCGTGTATCCAAAAGAAGAGTTTATCTCGAAACTAAGAATCAGGATCGCATTCATGAAACTATTTTCATAGAATCGAGAGATTCTCAATACTGGAATTGTTTAGTCCGAAATTCTAAAAAATTAAAGTTAGGTGATATATTATTTTCACCCGTACAAAAATTAGAGTTCATTGTGTTCGAAAAAAGAGAAAAGGATATAGTGCTAAAATCTAATATTACTATATTGGAAGAATTTTTTGACCAGGAAGGAAATATTCCCATTCCACCTTATCTTAAAAGAAAATCCGAACCGATTGATGATATTCGGTATCAGTCAATTTTTTCTGAGGGCAAGGCAGCTAACTCAATTGCGGCACCTACTGCATCCTTACATATGTCTTATGAGCTTCGAAAAAATCTAATTGAGAAAGGAATTCAATTTCATCCTTTGCATCTAGAAATCGGATTTGGAACTTTCCAACCTATATACGACGAAGATATTATTAAAAAAAAATTGCATAAAGAAAAAATATTTATTTCTCCTGATACTGCAATTGCTCATTCATTAGCATCAGAAAATAAAGAAAGAAGGATTGCATTGGGAACAACAACACTTCGTTCTCTTGAGGCTATGTATAGAACCAGTTTAGACATAAGATCTGGATGGGAAGGCGAGACTGATATATTTTTGACACCTGATGACACAATCGACACAATTGATGGGTTAATAACTAATTTCCATTTACCCAAAAGTAGTCTATTGCTATTGGTTTCAGCTTTTGCTGGATCAGAGTTAATCATGGAATCGTATAAATTAGCGATCGAGAATGATTTTACTTTCTTTTCTTATGGCGATGCAATGCTAATTGTCGATTAG
- a CDS encoding glycosyltransferase family 87 protein has protein sequence MVWPRILTALILVLLLVNGVYRSGNSTDFDDYYQASKRFIEKSDIYAFEDIDRARSQFTKIEDLFLPENSAILDKLINQTGSYIYPPTFAFLLIPLGFLEYSTASLIFFMINFIALIGSLYLAYELYGKKLSPTTWNWSLFFGLLINFRFLENHTNNNQVGFILIFLILLSVWSDKNWLSGILLALAIAIKLTPAIFLVYFFWKKKYSVIAYTSVFLVAWAILPGLYDWDLNLRYIGNWNEMVLQSAMKSPIFRAWKNNQSMIATLAKYFIPMADPINQSTYKMPWLVLDMKTVQYVFYFIGSIFGFSLIFKMYSRTRKVTSIQLLAMLFILSVIFSGISWIHSFTFMLFPILFLVAEYIDGGMSKMQKILFWLGIIILSMPNRNIVGSEIESLFLMLSFILYGSVILYILTFEYMDYEDSTDATYERKI, from the coding sequence ATGGTTTGGCCAAGGATTCTTACAGCTTTGATTCTGGTTTTATTGCTCGTAAACGGAGTCTATCGATCGGGTAATTCTACCGATTTCGATGATTATTACCAAGCGTCGAAAAGATTTATAGAAAAATCTGACATCTATGCTTTTGAGGATATTGACAGAGCAAGAAGTCAATTTACAAAAATTGAAGATCTTTTTCTTCCCGAAAATTCTGCGATCTTAGATAAGCTAATCAATCAGACTGGCAGTTATATTTACCCACCTACGTTTGCTTTTCTTCTCATTCCTCTCGGTTTTCTAGAATATTCGACTGCCTCTCTGATATTTTTTATGATCAACTTCATTGCATTGATTGGCTCACTATATCTTGCGTACGAACTATACGGTAAAAAATTGTCCCCGACAACTTGGAATTGGTCTTTATTCTTTGGGTTACTGATTAACTTTCGATTCTTAGAAAATCATACAAATAATAACCAAGTTGGTTTTATTTTGATTTTTCTAATACTACTCAGTGTCTGGAGTGACAAAAACTGGTTGAGTGGGATTTTACTCGCTCTTGCAATCGCAATTAAGTTAACTCCTGCTATATTTCTCGTGTATTTTTTCTGGAAAAAGAAATATAGCGTAATCGCATACACTTCCGTTTTTCTGGTAGCATGGGCTATCCTTCCAGGATTGTATGACTGGGATCTTAACTTGCGTTATATAGGGAATTGGAATGAGATGGTTCTGCAATCTGCAATGAAGAGCCCGATCTTTCGCGCTTGGAAAAATAATCAATCCATGATTGCAACATTGGCAAAATATTTTATTCCAATGGCAGATCCAATCAACCAATCTACTTATAAAATGCCTTGGCTTGTCTTGGATATGAAAACTGTACAATATGTATTCTATTTTATAGGTTCCATTTTTGGTTTTAGTTTAATTTTTAAAATGTATTCTAGAACTAGGAAAGTGACAAGTATACAACTTTTGGCAATGCTATTCATACTTTCTGTAATCTTTAGTGGAATATCTTGGATCCATTCATTTACATTCATGCTATTCCCAATTCTATTTCTCGTAGCTGAGTATATTGATGGCGGTATGTCCAAAATGCAAAAAATACTTTTCTGGTTGGGAATCATTATTTTGAGTATGCCAAATCGTAACATTGTAGGATCCGAAATCGAATCATTGTTTCTCATGTTATCCTTTATATTGTATGGCTCCGTAATTCTATATATTTTGACTTTTGAATATATGGACTATGAGGATTCAACAGACGCAACCTATGAAAGAAAAATATAA
- a CDS encoding PaaI family thioesterase produces the protein MNNWKTIKNLETKKCFGCGPANEIGMKLVFESDEHIVRTHFLIPERMAGWANLTHGGITATILDETMAWTVIYLNRTYILTKSMKVDYIKPVFVGESVLCEGRIISPSDDSAKNSKKEVIVIAELKNSKSEVVARAEGVIALFTPEGIRKFGFLDEDFLQEFETVVLAQ, from the coding sequence ATGAATAACTGGAAAACAATCAAGAATCTAGAAACTAAAAAATGCTTCGGTTGCGGTCCTGCGAATGAGATCGGAATGAAATTGGTGTTTGAGTCAGATGAACATATTGTACGGACTCATTTTCTGATTCCAGAAAGAATGGCAGGTTGGGCGAATCTTACTCACGGCGGAATTACAGCAACCATTCTCGATGAGACTATGGCATGGACAGTAATATATCTAAACAGAACATACATTCTAACCAAAAGTATGAAAGTAGATTATATCAAACCTGTTTTTGTCGGTGAATCAGTATTATGTGAAGGAAGAATCATATCCCCTTCAGATGATTCAGCAAAGAATTCAAAAAAAGAAGTAATTGTCATAGCCGAATTAAAGAATAGTAAATCAGAAGTTGTCGCACGTGCTGAAGGAGTTATCGCTTTGTTTACTCCGGAAGGAATTCGTAAGTTCGGATTTTTGGATGAAGACTTTTTGCAAGAATTTGAGACAGTAGTGCTTGCTCAGTAA
- a CDS encoding LIMLP_18675 family protein: MLKIISQWSAALAERKKSRISSWLGTKFYDEIKTNPLPGFFWIGIVLAFLLWLSSQIHYLSGFLEWFVYLLEIPKVLKLPILENKDIYRYPAVLIYLYLSFALLWDISMRLQKSWGRSIYFTSDCLYIKTNEVLGFQLEKITLRNQNIVWKLRRGFVRDKLGLVQFQIRIDNTLIESPYFFGSKNISIINKFLNRD, translated from the coding sequence TTGCTCAAGATAATATCTCAATGGTCGGCCGCTCTCGCAGAAAGAAAAAAATCTCGAATCAGCTCTTGGTTGGGGACTAAATTCTATGATGAAATCAAAACAAATCCTCTTCCAGGGTTTTTCTGGATTGGAATTGTTTTGGCATTTTTACTTTGGCTTTCCAGCCAAATTCATTACTTATCAGGTTTTCTTGAATGGTTCGTTTATCTATTAGAAATTCCTAAAGTATTAAAATTGCCAATACTTGAGAATAAGGATATCTATAGATACCCCGCCGTTTTAATTTATCTCTATTTATCATTTGCCTTACTTTGGGATATAAGCATGAGACTGCAAAAGTCTTGGGGTCGGTCTATTTATTTCACATCCGATTGTCTATATATTAAAACAAATGAAGTGCTAGGCTTTCAACTCGAAAAAATCACTCTTCGAAACCAAAATATTGTCTGGAAATTAAGGCGAGGCTTTGTACGTGATAAGTTAGGACTCGTTCAATTTCAAATTCGAATCGACAATACGTTAATTGAATCTCCTTACTTTTTTGGTTCAAAGAATATATCCATCATCAATAAATTTTTGAACAGAGATTAA
- a CDS encoding class I SAM-dependent methyltransferase: MEDKYLETFETWNNMADLYQEKFMNLSIYDETYDFICENLTKSQAKILDIGCGPGNITKYLLSKREDFVIHGIDISPNMIELAKINNPTANFSVMDIRKIDQLESMFDAVICGFCIPYLSSQETDQLIFNSAKLLNANGFLYISFVEGDPNFS; encoded by the coding sequence ATGGAAGATAAATATCTAGAAACTTTCGAAACTTGGAACAATATGGCGGATTTGTACCAAGAGAAGTTTATGAATTTATCTATTTATGATGAGACTTATGATTTTATTTGCGAAAATTTGACCAAGTCTCAAGCAAAGATCCTAGATATTGGATGCGGACCTGGGAATATTACAAAATACTTATTATCAAAGCGGGAAGATTTTGTAATTCATGGGATCGATATTTCTCCGAACATGATAGAGCTTGCGAAGATCAACAATCCAACTGCAAATTTCTCGGTTATGGATATCAGAAAAATTGATCAATTGGAAAGTATGTTTGATGCAGTGATTTGCGGATTTTGTATACCTTATCTTTCTTCTCAAGAAACAGATCAATTGATTTTCAATTCCGCAAAACTGCTAAATGCAAATGGATTTTTGTATATTAGTTTTGTTGAAGGGGATCCTAATTTTTCCTAA
- a CDS encoding FlgO family outer membrane protein translates to MNYCLRAFLFISIFLAANFCYPDEEQVRTVSRPQPPTPIEYIAKSLSESGFRLKGKRVLVMTFTDRDSKAGEKDNRLGELLAEKITTELVKQSDFSILDRGIHGKILKANKLNLDADVDQDTMKKIGKTLNVDGLVTGILYKYRNGVFLNARLIDIESGLILKAEEIFLVIN, encoded by the coding sequence TTGAATTATTGTTTGAGAGCTTTTTTATTTATCAGTATTTTCCTTGCAGCAAACTTTTGTTATCCTGACGAAGAGCAGGTAAGAACAGTATCCAGACCACAACCACCAACTCCTATTGAATACATAGCCAAGTCACTGAGTGAGAGCGGATTTCGCCTCAAAGGTAAACGTGTTTTGGTTATGACTTTTACCGATCGAGATAGCAAAGCAGGAGAGAAGGACAATCGTCTTGGTGAATTGCTTGCCGAAAAAATAACAACAGAATTGGTTAAGCAGAGCGACTTTAGTATTCTGGATCGCGGAATTCATGGAAAAATATTAAAAGCGAACAAATTGAACTTAGATGCAGATGTCGATCAAGACACGATGAAGAAAATTGGCAAAACCTTAAATGTTGACGGTTTGGTTACAGGAATTTTGTATAAATATCGAAATGGTGTTTTTCTGAATGCTAGATTGATCGATATAGAATCGGGATTGATTCTAAAAGCCGAAGAGATTTTTCTTGTTATTAACTGA
- a CDS encoding methyl-accepting chemotaxis protein: MAIEKFEKPKYRNFLIKYSLLTDIFGLGFTIPIAIFLCLYYIGFSASQLPIFILLAVIFTAIAIIILFVSNNFLLAPIREYMNLNEKGSDIPEKLYKKAYRRMDRLAYYHGFDSLIRWGLPLIFVPPIMHFYADVSVSQAFLLVGIIFFTTIFNFVIFFASTDRVVTEVRRNGLFPKDIQTDVPRFLSVRYVFTILLTCLVLMLAVIVSLISYKSSVDSVKLTYQNQLTNAADANVQLVDNYYNSRVKDAEDLAANPIIIENLKKGKIKDTEDYLDSVRRNLIFQFNENIMILSNASRKSVRISAVPDTNRNIIGFDYKEFNLATAYFEWQDEPKTFVTPSYVSPLSNKSIILILTPIKDENRIIGHIAMTFQIEDYLNVAVGNVKIGNSGFVFLVDSSLHRMYAPDKKFDQDFKDSAVSSSIKDLFDNTLTEIKWRNEFFFFIKKTSSRYGYVIGLLLDAESVEGPALQATFTIAIVVFIGLIFFAIYALYIMNTRLRPLGNANSAIELMTKGDLTQKLNATNSDEISSLNKSINSLILKFKEILESNQEVSEDMASSSEQMTAALTSLSGNAQTQAASAEEISASIEEVGAGIDNVNHQAESQSGRVFTLRDRMEEMTHIIEDMGKQVSDAAKRVGLIVQDGKDGEASLGKMKLSISKIGESSQEITSVVEIITSISEQINLLALNAAIEAARAGSYGKGFAVVADEIGKLADKTADSIKEIDNLIQINEEEIDQGTKIISDTARYIQTILQGVNYFETMTKNINEHMNSQLGINLAVNKEVDGLNEITAAIKLAMEEQKNAIGEVSQAIYNINELTQSTASGLEEMTGNSNGVASMAESLKNKIKYFKV, translated from the coding sequence ATGGCAATCGAAAAGTTTGAAAAACCTAAATATCGTAATTTTCTCATCAAGTACTCGCTCCTAACAGACATTTTCGGTTTGGGTTTTACCATTCCAATCGCAATTTTTCTATGTTTGTATTATATTGGTTTTTCAGCAAGCCAGCTTCCCATTTTCATTCTCCTTGCAGTAATTTTTACTGCAATTGCCATCATCATTCTATTCGTAAGCAATAATTTTCTTCTCGCGCCTATTCGTGAATATATGAATTTAAATGAGAAAGGTTCAGATATTCCAGAAAAGTTATATAAAAAAGCTTACCGCAGAATGGATCGATTGGCTTACTATCATGGGTTCGATTCTTTGATTAGATGGGGACTACCTCTGATTTTTGTTCCTCCGATCATGCATTTTTATGCTGATGTTTCTGTCTCTCAAGCGTTTCTATTGGTCGGAATAATTTTCTTCACTACTATATTTAATTTCGTGATATTCTTTGCATCAACAGACCGTGTTGTAACGGAGGTTAGACGAAATGGCTTATTTCCAAAAGATATTCAAACGGATGTCCCTAGATTTCTCTCGGTAAGATATGTTTTCACAATATTGTTAACATGCTTAGTCCTGATGCTTGCAGTTATTGTTTCTCTGATTTCTTATAAGTCTTCAGTTGATTCTGTAAAATTAACATACCAGAATCAATTAACGAATGCAGCTGACGCAAATGTTCAACTTGTTGATAATTACTACAATAGCCGCGTCAAAGATGCAGAAGATCTTGCAGCAAATCCTATCATAATTGAGAATCTCAAGAAAGGAAAAATCAAAGATACAGAAGATTACTTAGATTCAGTTAGAAGAAATCTAATATTCCAATTCAATGAAAATATAATGATCTTATCCAATGCTTCAAGAAAATCGGTTCGTATATCTGCGGTTCCTGATACGAATAGAAATATCATTGGATTCGATTACAAAGAGTTTAATCTAGCGACTGCTTATTTTGAGTGGCAAGACGAACCTAAGACTTTTGTGACGCCTTCTTATGTATCACCACTTTCTAATAAGTCAATAATTTTAATATTAACTCCTATAAAAGATGAAAATAGAATAATAGGTCATATTGCTATGACTTTTCAAATTGAAGATTATTTGAACGTAGCAGTTGGAAACGTAAAGATAGGTAATTCAGGATTCGTATTTCTCGTGGACTCAAGTTTGCATAGAATGTATGCACCCGATAAAAAATTTGATCAGGATTTTAAGGATTCGGCTGTATCAAGTTCAATAAAAGATTTATTTGATAATACTTTAACTGAGATTAAATGGAGAAACGAATTTTTCTTTTTTATTAAGAAGACTTCTTCTCGATATGGATATGTGATTGGACTTCTGCTCGATGCTGAGTCAGTAGAAGGACCAGCACTACAAGCAACATTTACAATTGCAATAGTTGTGTTTATTGGGCTTATATTTTTTGCAATCTATGCTTTATATATTATGAACACAAGACTGCGTCCACTTGGTAATGCAAATTCTGCAATCGAGCTAATGACCAAAGGAGATTTGACTCAGAAGTTAAATGCTACCAACTCAGATGAGATTTCTTCCTTGAACAAAAGTATCAATAGCTTAATTCTCAAATTCAAAGAGATCTTGGAGTCCAATCAAGAAGTCTCTGAGGATATGGCATCCTCTTCAGAGCAGATGACTGCAGCTCTAACTTCATTATCAGGGAATGCACAGACTCAAGCGGCGAGTGCCGAAGAAATTTCCGCTTCTATTGAAGAAGTTGGTGCTGGAATCGACAATGTCAATCACCAAGCAGAGAGTCAAAGTGGTCGTGTTTTTACACTAAGAGATCGAATGGAAGAAATGACTCATATCATTGAAGATATGGGCAAGCAAGTGTCAGACGCAGCGAAGAGAGTCGGACTAATTGTTCAAGATGGTAAGGATGGTGAAGCATCCCTTGGTAAGATGAAATTATCCATCAGTAAGATTGGTGAGAGCTCCCAAGAAATTACAAGCGTGGTCGAGATCATTACGTCTATATCTGAACAGATCAATCTTCTTGCTCTGAATGCGGCAATTGAAGCGGCAAGAGCTGGATCATATGGAAAAGGCTTCGCAGTCGTAGCAGATGAGATCGGAAAACTTGCAGATAAGACTGCCGATAGCATAAAAGAAATTGATAACCTCATTCAAATCAATGAAGAAGAAATTGACCAAGGCACAAAAATTATCTCCGATACAGCTCGTTACATTCAAACTATTTTACAGGGTGTGAATTATTTTGAGACAATGACCAAGAACATAAATGAGCATATGAATTCACAACTAGGTATCAATCTTGCTGTGAACAAAGAAGTGGATGGTCTCAATGAAATCACAGCAGCAATCAAGCTCGCTATGGAAGAGCAGAAAAATGCTATTGGTGAAGTCTCACAAGCAATCTACAACATCAATGAACTCACTCAATCAACAGCCTCAGGACTTGAGGAAATGACTGGTAACTCTAATGGAGTTGCTTCTATGGCAGAAAGCTTGAAGAACAAAATAAAATACTTTAAAGTATAA
- a CDS encoding MBOAT family O-acyltransferase, giving the protein MLFNSTQFLIFFVVVLIIGNILKNKTWKIFLLAASCIFYMGWHPATISCSAFRTGSSLEFWIDKLFCEYHINAYIIILFASTIVDFFAARLMNRINEPTSRRRIYLIASLLTNIGILAYFKYTNFLIGVVNDVFLNSESVISNVDIILPVGISFYTFQSMSYSIDVYNRRIEPRKSFLDFCMYIAFFPQLVAGPIVRAETFFRDLDNRLPVLKENIEAGFSLILIGFTRKIVFADNLAKVVDYTFANYMTMNPLEIWTGVIAFGWQIYFDFAGYTDIAIGVARLFGFQFDANFNFPMAVKNIGEHWSKWHISFSTWIRDYIFIPLGGSKGSPFLTYRNLYITWLFAGLWHGAAYHYIGWGIWQAVMLTGFREYSRSEIATKINEKGGLAYDLFCRIFTMFCLGFGFAMFRAETLTKATEIMKAMLFIGDSPNAINSYDNYHYGILLIICYTASYYFSKRKIAWVTEHKKPWIFPAFIIANVMMILIFGVTESQNFLYFAF; this is encoded by the coding sequence ATGTTATTTAACTCTACACAATTTTTGATATTTTTCGTTGTTGTATTGATCATTGGGAATATTCTCAAGAATAAAACTTGGAAAATATTTCTACTTGCAGCAAGTTGCATTTTCTATATGGGATGGCATCCCGCCACTATCTCGTGTAGTGCATTTCGTACTGGTTCTAGTTTAGAATTCTGGATTGATAAACTATTCTGTGAATACCATATAAATGCTTATATTATAATATTATTCGCAAGTACTATCGTTGATTTTTTTGCAGCAAGATTGATGAATCGGATCAACGAGCCAACTTCAAGACGTAGAATCTATCTTATCGCATCTTTATTAACAAATATTGGAATACTTGCATATTTCAAATATACGAACTTTCTGATTGGTGTCGTCAATGATGTTTTTCTAAACTCAGAGTCAGTTATATCCAATGTTGATATTATTCTACCTGTTGGAATTTCATTTTATACATTCCAATCCATGAGCTACTCCATCGATGTTTACAATAGAAGGATAGAGCCTCGAAAGTCATTTCTTGACTTTTGTATGTACATTGCTTTCTTCCCTCAACTCGTTGCAGGACCAATAGTTCGAGCAGAAACTTTTTTTAGAGATTTAGACAATCGGCTCCCTGTTCTCAAAGAAAATATTGAAGCTGGTTTTTCTTTGATCTTAATCGGTTTTACTAGAAAAATTGTTTTTGCGGATAATCTTGCTAAGGTGGTAGACTATACCTTTGCAAATTATATGACAATGAATCCCTTAGAAATATGGACGGGGGTAATTGCTTTCGGTTGGCAGATTTATTTTGATTTCGCTGGTTATACAGACATTGCGATCGGTGTTGCGAGATTGTTTGGTTTTCAATTCGACGCAAATTTTAACTTCCCAATGGCCGTTAAGAATATTGGGGAACATTGGAGTAAATGGCATATTTCATTTTCAACTTGGATAAGAGATTACATCTTTATTCCGCTAGGTGGTTCAAAAGGTTCCCCGTTCCTTACCTATCGCAATCTATACATTACATGGTTATTTGCAGGCTTGTGGCACGGGGCAGCCTACCATTATATTGGATGGGGGATCTGGCAGGCAGTAATGTTAACCGGATTTCGTGAGTATTCTCGAAGCGAAATTGCAACAAAGATCAATGAAAAAGGTGGACTTGCATATGATTTGTTTTGTAGAATCTTTACAATGTTCTGTCTCGGATTTGGATTTGCAATGTTTCGAGCAGAGACATTGACAAAAGCTACGGAAATTATGAAGGCCATGTTATTCATTGGCGATAGTCCCAATGCAATCAATTCCTATGATAATTATCATTACGGTATTCTACTTATCATCTGTTATACGGCGAGTTATTATTTCTCCAAAAGAAAAATTGCCTGGGTAACAGAGCATAAGAAGCCTTGGATTTTTCCTGCATTTATCATAGCAAACGTGATGATGATCCTGATTTTTGGAGTCACTGAGAGTCAGAACTTTCTGTACTTTGCTTTCTAG
- a CDS encoding nucleotide pyrophosphohydrolase has protein sequence MTIDEAQKQVDDYIHQFGVRYFSELTNLAILMEEVGELSRHFSRTYGDQSYKSSEDPNGLQKEMGDVLFVLICLANQTGTSLTDALQLTLNKNKTRDKDRHKNNEKLL, from the coding sequence ATGACAATAGATGAAGCTCAAAAGCAAGTAGATGACTATATCCATCAATTTGGAGTTCGGTATTTCTCTGAACTAACAAATCTGGCTATTCTCATGGAAGAGGTGGGCGAGCTATCCAGACATTTTTCTAGAACGTATGGAGATCAATCTTATAAGTCCTCCGAAGATCCGAACGGATTGCAAAAGGAAATGGGTGACGTGCTGTTTGTACTTATATGTCTAGCTAATCAAACAGGAACATCTCTTACGGACGCCTTACAACTCACACTCAATAAAAACAAAACCCGCGATAAAGATCGTCACAAGAATAACGAAAAGCTATTGTAA